From the genome of Methanobrevibacter smithii ATCC 35061, one region includes:
- a CDS encoding archease, which produces MKKFEFFDVTADIGFYAYGNNLNEAFENAGLALFNIISKTDNINPITSKSFEITSEDKVSLLYDFLEELLFLHEIEFMLFSEFKVMIDKIDDGYHLNATIEGEDINWDKHYRGDEVKAITFHKMNIVEGNAVKLSAIVDL; this is translated from the coding sequence ATGAAAAAATTTGAATTTTTTGATGTAACTGCAGATATTGGATTTTATGCATATGGAAACAACTTAAACGAAGCTTTTGAAAATGCAGGATTGGCATTATTTAATATAATTTCCAAAACAGATAATATAAATCCAATAACTTCCAAATCATTTGAAATAACCTCGGAAGACAAAGTTTCATTATTATATGATTTTTTAGAGGAACTTTTATTTTTGCATGAAATAGAATTCATGTTATTTTCAGAATTTAAAGTCATGATTGATAAAATAGATGACGGATATCACTTAAATGCAACAATTGAAGGCGAAGATATTAATTGGGATAAACATTACCGCGGCGATGAAGTTAAGGCAATAACATTTCACAAAATGAATATTGTTGAGGGGAATGCTGTAAAACTTTCAGCAATTGTTGATTTATGA
- a CDS encoding zinc ribbon domain-containing protein translates to MQKSNVTEMINMKFDSDMKFCQSCAMPMTEELYGSNKDGSKNEDYCIYCYENGEFTADISMEEMIDFCVPKTVENTDMDEKTARKMLNEAFPQLKRWK, encoded by the coding sequence ATGCAAAAATCTAATGTTACAGAGATGATTAATATGAAATTTGATTCAGATATGAAGTTTTGTCAGTCATGTGCAATGCCCATGACTGAAGAATTATACGGCAGCAACAAAGACGGCAGTAAAAACGAAGATTACTGCATTTACTGCTATGAAAATGGTGAATTTACAGCAGATATATCTATGGAAGAAATGATTGATTTTTGTGTTCCGAAAACTGTCGAAAATACAGATATGGATGAAAAAACAGCTAGAAAAATGTTAAATGAAGCATTTCCACAACTTAAAAGATGGAAATGA
- a CDS encoding 30S ribosomal protein S3ae, with the protein MAKAKARRRVRDTWKEKSWYTIKTPVNFEDKEIGETPARDPDYLIGRGVEVTMRELSGDFSKQYIKLRFEIDNVAGDVANTKFTGHKTTTDYVRSMIRRGTSRIDASSVVKTKDDRKVKLHVLAVTTRRAKSSQQKYMRQVINDLLAETAAEKSFDELIKLVVNGKLASEVYHNAKKIYPLKRVEIIKSKVLN; encoded by the coding sequence ATGGCAAAAGCAAAAGCAAGACGTAGAGTACGTGACACATGGAAAGAAAAATCTTGGTATACTATTAAAACACCAGTAAACTTTGAAGACAAAGAAATTGGAGAAACTCCAGCAAGAGACCCTGATTATCTCATCGGTAGGGGAGTAGAAGTTACTATGAGGGAATTGTCTGGTGACTTTTCCAAACAATACATCAAACTCAGGTTTGAAATTGATAATGTAGCAGGAGATGTTGCAAACACCAAATTTACTGGTCACAAAACTACTACTGATTATGTAAGAAGTATGATTAGAAGAGGAACCAGTAGAATCGATGCTTCTTCTGTTGTTAAAACTAAAGATGATCGTAAAGTTAAACTTCATGTACTTGCAGTAACTACCAGAAGAGCTAAATCTTCCCAACAAAAATACATGAGACAAGTTATCAATGATTTATTAGCTGAAACTGCAGCAGAAAAATCTTTCGATGAATTAATAAAACTTGTTGTTAACGGTAAATTAGCATCTGAAGTTTATCACAATGCTAAAAAAATCTACCCTCTTAAAAGAGTGGAAATTATCAAAAGTAAAGTATTAAACTAA
- a CDS encoding LemA family protein: protein MRTLYKIIIVLAILFVSFEIEIAIPGRGSFIYALITLIIIAGIINYTISIYNDLVTERNRVKNSWSKIDVQLKRRTDLIPNLVEVVKGYAKHEHNTFTQVSQARASLMNARNIEDIQKSNSQLSRSLVNLFAIAEKYPELKANSNFLDLQRQISDSEDKIAIYRESFNNYVLVYNNSCEQFPSNLVAQLFGFKTANFIEIPEDEKTVPNVEF from the coding sequence ATGAGAACATTATATAAAATAATTATCGTACTGGCTATCTTATTTGTAAGTTTTGAAATTGAAATTGCAATTCCAGGAAGAGGAAGTTTCATTTATGCTTTAATTACCTTAATAATAATTGCAGGAATCATTAACTACACCATTTCAATTTACAATGACTTAGTAACTGAAAGAAACAGGGTAAAAAATTCCTGGAGTAAAATTGATGTTCAGTTAAAAAGAAGAACCGACCTAATTCCAAATCTTGTGGAAGTTGTTAAAGGTTATGCAAAACACGAACATAACACATTTACTCAGGTAAGTCAGGCCAGAGCTTCATTAATGAATGCAAGAAATATAGAAGACATACAAAAATCAAATTCCCAGCTATCCCGAAGTCTTGTTAATTTATTTGCAATAGCTGAAAAGTATCCTGAACTAAAAGCCAATTCAAACTTTTTGGATTTGCAAAGACAAATAAGCGACAGTGAAGATAAAATAGCCATTTATAGAGAAAGCTTCAATAATTATGTTTTAGTCTACAACAACAGCTGTGAACAATTTCCAAGCAATTTAGTTGCACAGTTATTCGGATTTAAAACTGCAAACTTTATTGAAATTCCTGAAGATGAAAAAACTGTACCGAATGTGGAGTTTTAA
- a CDS encoding RtcB family protein has translation MSIKDNIKKVRDNVYEVPGSVNKKMRASGRLYLDDESFEALEDGAIDQIVNIACLPGVHRYAIGLPDIHFGYGFPIGGVAAFNEKNGIVSPGGVGFDINCGVRLIKTNLKQADIEDKLDELIEALFKNIPSGVGSKGKIKLKENEIDDVLNFGAEWAVENGYGWKEDLEVLEENGRIKEADSAKVSDKAKRRGIPQLGSLGSGNHFLEIQVVDEIYNDEVAGVYGLEKGMVVIMIHSGSRGCGHQVCSDYLRVMDKAYKNHQIDLADRQLACAPFDSREAQDYLKAMYAAANYAWANRQMMTHWIRETFEDILGKSAKDMEMDIVYDVAHNIAKQETHKFKGNDIKLVVHRKGATRAFGPGSEEIPEKYREVGQPVLIPGTMGTASYVLHGTQTAMEETFGSTAHGAGRVLSRSQAKKDYKPEEIKNTLAANGVKIRATTENVIAEEAPGAYKDVDSVVKISDSTGIAKLVAKVKPLAVTKG, from the coding sequence ATGAGTATTAAAGATAACATTAAAAAAGTTAGAGATAACGTATACGAAGTTCCAGGAAGCGTTAATAAAAAAATGAGAGCTTCTGGAAGATTGTATCTTGATGATGAAAGTTTTGAAGCTTTGGAAGATGGGGCTATTGACCAGATTGTAAATATTGCATGTCTTCCAGGTGTTCACAGATATGCAATCGGTCTGCCTGACATTCATTTCGGATATGGATTTCCAATAGGTGGGGTGGCAGCATTCAATGAAAAAAATGGAATTGTCTCTCCTGGAGGAGTAGGTTTTGACATTAACTGTGGAGTCAGATTAATAAAAACCAATCTTAAACAAGCAGACATTGAAGACAAGCTTGATGAATTAATTGAAGCATTGTTTAAAAACATTCCGTCTGGTGTAGGAAGCAAAGGAAAAATCAAGCTTAAAGAAAATGAAATAGATGATGTTTTAAATTTCGGAGCTGAATGGGCTGTAGAAAATGGCTACGGGTGGAAAGAAGATTTGGAAGTTTTAGAAGAAAACGGAAGAATCAAAGAAGCAGACTCAGCTAAAGTCAGTGACAAAGCTAAAAGAAGGGGAATACCTCAACTTGGTTCTTTAGGTTCTGGAAATCACTTTTTAGAAATTCAGGTTGTTGATGAAATATATAATGATGAAGTGGCTGGTGTATACGGACTTGAAAAAGGAATGGTTGTAATAATGATTCACAGCGGTTCAAGAGGCTGCGGACATCAGGTATGTTCTGATTATTTAAGAGTAATGGATAAAGCTTATAAAAATCACCAAATAGATCTTGCAGACAGACAACTGGCCTGTGCACCATTTGATTCAAGGGAAGCTCAGGACTACTTAAAAGCTATGTATGCTGCAGCTAATTATGCATGGGCAAACAGACAGATGATGACTCATTGGATAAGGGAAACCTTTGAAGACATTTTAGGAAAATCCGCTAAAGATATGGAAATGGACATTGTTTATGATGTAGCTCACAACATTGCTAAACAGGAAACACACAAATTCAAAGGCAATGACATTAAACTGGTGGTACACAGAAAAGGAGCTACCCGTGCATTCGGACCTGGAAGTGAAGAAATTCCTGAAAAATACAGGGAAGTTGGTCAGCCGGTATTGATTCCTGGAACAATGGGAACAGCATCCTATGTATTGCATGGAACACAAACAGCAATGGAAGAAACATTCGGATCCACTGCACATGGTGCCGGAAGAGTTTTATCAAGGTCACAGGCTAAAAAAGACTACAAACCTGAAGAAATCAAAAACACTTTGGCTGCAAACGGAGTAAAAATCAGAGCTACAACTGAAAATGTAATAGCTGAAGAGGCACCTGGGGCATACAAAGATGTGGACAGTGTAGTTAAAATATCTGACAGTACAGGAATAGCTAAACTTGTTGCAAAAGTAAAACCGTTAGCTGTTACAAAAGGATAA
- the mtnP gene encoding S-methyl-5'-thioadenosine phosphorylase — protein sequence MIGIIGGSGVYEITQKADSVEKKLVKTDYGEVEVSILDIFNKTVAFIPRHAAGHSIPPHKINFRANIDALRNVGVTQIIATNSVGSMNLEMPPGSFVIPDDFLDFTENRDKTYFEDHVVHVDVTEPYCSRLRDIMADCGEVITGGTYVCTQGPRFETPAEIKMFKLLGGDLVGMTGVPEVTLARERAICYNSICIVSNYASGISEDNLTIDEVFEMVKAKESDLLELIYEIIRNLDDDFDCPCRHALNGAEV from the coding sequence ATGATTGGAATTATTGGCGGCAGCGGAGTTTATGAAATAACTCAGAAGGCAGACAGTGTTGAAAAAAAGTTAGTCAAAACAGACTATGGGGAAGTTGAAGTTTCTATTTTGGATATATTCAATAAAACAGTAGCTTTTATTCCAAGACATGCTGCAGGACACAGTATCCCTCCACATAAAATCAATTTCAGAGCTAATATTGATGCACTTAGGAATGTAGGTGTTACACAGATAATAGCTACCAATTCTGTTGGGTCTATGAATCTGGAAATGCCTCCTGGATCATTTGTCATTCCCGATGACTTTTTAGATTTTACAGAAAACAGGGATAAGACATACTTTGAAGACCATGTTGTTCATGTAGATGTAACTGAACCTTATTGCAGTCGTCTAAGGGATATAATGGCTGACTGTGGGGAAGTTATTACTGGCGGAACATATGTGTGTACACAGGGACCCAGATTTGAAACACCTGCTGAAATCAAAATGTTCAAACTTCTTGGAGGGGATTTGGTAGGTATGACTGGAGTTCCTGAAGTAACATTGGCTCGTGAAAGGGCAATTTGTTACAATTCCATTTGTATAGTTTCAAATTATGCATCAGGCATTTCTGAAGATAACTTGACCATTGATGAAGTATTTGAAATGGTTAAGGCTAAAGAATCAGATTTGCTTGAATTGATTTATGAAATCATCAGGAATTTAGACGACGATTTTGATTGTCCTTGTCGCCATGCTTTAAATGGTGCTGAAGTTTAA
- a CDS encoding TIGR00297 family protein, whose product MVEKLIMINWGYVLILFLLGFLTYKRKSLDALGSVVMIIMGVIIIFSAGFNWLLLILIFLILSLAATKFSKSYKKSLGEFEGRRTSKNVISNGIVAVMMAAFGGYYLSFVGGFIGAIATATADTLASEIGVLHQPRLITTFKKVEPGTDGAVSVLGTVAGMIGAAIVGICAYLLGIINDSVLAIILAVIPGTLGCFMDSILGAVFERKDLLTNEHVNLIATITGALIGILLV is encoded by the coding sequence ATGGTTGAAAAGTTAATAATGATTAATTGGGGTTATGTTCTAATCCTGTTTTTATTGGGATTCTTAACATACAAAAGAAAATCCTTAGACGCTCTTGGATCAGTTGTTATGATTATTATGGGAGTTATCATTATTTTCTCAGCAGGATTTAACTGGTTATTATTAATTTTAATATTCCTTATTTTAAGTTTGGCGGCTACAAAATTCTCAAAATCCTATAAAAAATCTTTAGGGGAATTTGAAGGTAGAAGAACTTCTAAAAATGTTATTTCAAATGGTATTGTAGCAGTTATGATGGCTGCATTTGGAGGTTATTACTTATCATTTGTCGGAGGATTTATTGGGGCAATAGCTACTGCAACAGCAGATACTTTAGCCAGTGAAATAGGAGTATTGCATCAGCCTAGATTAATTACTACTTTTAAAAAGGTTGAACCTGGAACTGACGGCGCAGTATCTGTTTTGGGAACTGTTGCAGGTATGATTGGTGCAGCTATTGTTGGTATTTGTGCTTATTTGCTTGGAATTATTAATGATTCTGTTTTAGCTATTATTTTAGCAGTTATTCCTGGAACATTAGGTTGTTTTATGGACAGTATCCTTGGAGCAGTCTTTGAAAGAAAAGATTTGCTTACAAATGAACATGTAAATCTTATAGCTAC
- a CDS encoding NifB/NifX family molybdenum-iron cluster-binding protein, with product MRIALASSNGDIVDLHLGKAVSLVIYDVVDNDFDFVETRKLAIDKDAKHQGGDVIQECNDCDVIISTKYGFKSKIKAEDAGIKLVSDEGPVEEVLQRYIDHYNFMNS from the coding sequence ATGAGAATTGCACTTGCATCTTCCAATGGAGATATTGTTGATTTGCATTTAGGAAAAGCAGTATCATTAGTTATTTATGATGTAGTTGACAATGACTTTGATTTTGTTGAAACAAGAAAATTGGCTATTGATAAGGACGCCAAACATCAGGGCGGTGATGTTATTCAAGAATGCAATGACTGTGATGTTATAATTTCTACAAAATACGGATTCAAATCCAAAATTAAGGCAGAGGATGCAGGAATTAAGCTGGTTAGTGATGAAGGTCCTGTTGAGGAAGTTTTACAAAGATATATTGATCACTACAATTTCATGAATAGCTGA
- a CDS encoding flavodoxin family protein, whose translation MAKVILLNSSPRANSNTQDVLEVCAEEIEKNGVEAEIISLRGKQIQSCVACNGCAKTGNCVLNDGLDEIIEKIRQADGFIPAAPVYFGTARGDIMAALQRIGKVSRGNDKFLEWMVGGPIAVARRGGQTLTLQEMTMFFPINNMIIAGSTYWNMVFAGPEGTALDDSEGIATIKLFGQNVANIIKKLVD comes from the coding sequence ATGGCAAAAGTTATATTATTAAATTCCAGTCCTCGAGCTAACAGTAACACTCAGGATGTTCTGGAAGTTTGTGCTGAAGAAATTGAGAAAAATGGTGTTGAAGCTGAAATCATATCCTTAAGAGGAAAACAGATACAGTCATGTGTTGCATGTAACGGATGTGCAAAAACAGGAAATTGTGTTTTAAATGACGGTTTGGATGAAATCATTGAAAAAATCAGACAGGCTGACGGATTTATTCCTGCAGCACCAGTTTACTTTGGAACTGCAAGAGGAGACATAATGGCTGCTCTTCAAAGGATAGGTAAAGTTTCAAGAGGAAACGACAAATTTTTAGAATGGATGGTTGGAGGTCCGATTGCTGTTGCAAGGCGTGGAGGACAGACTTTAACCTTACAGGAAATGACAATGTTTTTCCCGATTAACAATATGATAATAGCCGGAAGTACTTACTGGAACATGGTATTTGCAGGTCCTGAAGGTACAGCTTTAGATGACAGTGAAGGAATAGCCACTATTAAGTTATTTGGTCAGAATGTTGCCAATATAATTAAAAAATTAGTTGATTAA